A single window of Crassostrea angulata isolate pt1a10 chromosome 8, ASM2561291v2, whole genome shotgun sequence DNA harbors:
- the LOC128157727 gene encoding fucolectin-like: MHSVFIIALICVFHVNVNLSKAAFTNVAYSKPVTLSSVYSGHHGYFPGPNAVNGLLSDFVHTSTEKSPWLRIDLEANFQIHEIEMFARSGCCGDQLHDVEFTVGENIHDMHFCGHFTGHASTGQRITVFCPHNTVGRYVQLQTVNGNSNVLTPAEVFVWGVREIH; this comes from the exons ATGCACTCGGTGTTTATAATTGCACTTATTTGTGTTTTTCACGTGAATGTTAACTTAAGCAAAGCTGCGTTCACAAATGTGGCATATTCAAAACCAGTGACTTTAAGTTCTGTTTATTCCGGTCATCATGGTTATTTTCCGGGACCTAACGCTGTAAACGGACTCCTGTCTGACTTTGTCCATACGTCTACTGAGAAATCACCTTGGCTCAGGATAGATCTAGAGGCAAATTTTCAAATCCATGAAATAGAAATGTTTGCCAGATCTGGCTGTTGTG gTGATCAGCTTCACGATGTTGAATTTACAGTTGGAGAGAACATTCATGACATGCATTTCTGCGGACATTTTACTGGGCACGCTTCAACCGGTCAGCGGATTACAGTGTTTTGTCCCCATAACACCGTGGGACGTTATGTACAATTACAGACCGTCAACGGAAATTCGAACGTCTTGACTCCTGCAGAAGTTTTTGTCTGGGGTGTTCGTGAAATACATTAA